In Tenrec ecaudatus isolate mTenEca1 unplaced genomic scaffold, mTenEca1.hap1 Scaffold_55, whole genome shotgun sequence, the following are encoded in one genomic region:
- the LOC142436724 gene encoding uncharacterized protein LOC142436724 has protein sequence MSFGSLPAASVDIDGALSENEIGGEEGVSRADSRKGSEAPGLPPAPALQSVPPGHPLGPFCGVLVWGAPGPPPPPPAQPTRRSTERPGDTGVGGESGSPNFPPRDPRSASASQWRAARGRRTGSRGERGAGEGPAGAAGAQGAPGPRPGSSAPAAGGGAFQVGRVREPAPGGPARGEAGLPGAVGAARAPGRRPSCESAGRRLPAARRRRAAGPRALPDARAGGGSGRPPAGGAGEGGGGGGVMALDGERGEQEEEKEKKKKKKKRRKKKRAEEGAAESRSPSQATMGEAAAAAPRPGGRGPSDPWADSVGVRPRTTERHITVHKRLVLAFAVSLVALLAVTMLAVLLSLRFDECGAPGADGGPAGSPARDRNASLPGAAPRNHPAGEGSAPSEAAGQATPATPSARPPSEEEREPRRPWTQLRLSGHLKPLHYNLMLTAFMENFTFAGEVNVEIACRNATRYVVLHASRVAVEKVQVAEDRVAGAVPVAGFFLYPQTQVLVVVLNRTLDAQRNYNLKIVYNALIENELLGFFRSSYVLHGERRCGCMQDLTPSEEDPGTTPSI, from the exons ATGTCGTTTGGCTccctgcctgctgcttccgtggACATTGACGGTGCACTCAGTGAAAATGAGATC GGTGGCGAAGAAGGAGTCTCCAGGGCAGATTCCCGGAAGGGCTCCGAAGCTCCCGGACTTCCTCCGGCGCCGGCGCTCCAGTCGGTCCCTCCTGGCCATCCTCTCGGGCCCTTCTGCGGGgtgctggtctggggcgccccggggccgccgccgccgccgccagcgcAGCCCACCCGGAGGAGCACTGAACGCCCCGGCGACACCGGAGTGGGGGGCGAAAGCGGGAGCCCTAACTTCCCCCCGCGGGACCCTCGCTCGGCGTCCGCCTCGCAGTGGCGCGCAGCCCGGGGCCGGCGGACGGGCTCCCGCGGAGAGCGCGGCGCAGGGGAGGGCCCGGCGGGAGCGGCGGGCGCGCAGGGGGCGCCCGGACCCCGCCCAGGAAGTAGCGCGCCGGCGGCCGGCGGCGGCGCCTTCCAAGTTGGGCGCGTCCGCGAGCCCGCCCCGGGCGGCCCGGCCCGGGGGGAGGCGGGGCTCCCGGGGGCAGTCGGGGCGGCCCGCGCCCCGGGCCGGCGCCCGTCCTGCGAGAGCGCGGGCCGGAGGCTCCCGGCTGCCAGGCGGCGTCGCGCCGCGGGCCCGCGTGCGCTGCCGGATGCCCGCGCCGGAGGGGGCTCGGGGCGCCCGCCCGCGGGAGGtgctggggagggcgggggaggaggcGGCGTGATGGCCCTGGACGGCGAGcggggggagcaggaggaggagaaggaaaagaagaagaagaaaaagaagaggaggaagaagaagagggcagaggagggggccGCGGAGAGCCGCTCACCCTCGCAGGCCACCATGGGggaggccgccgccgccgcgccccgGCCGGGCGGCAGGGGGCCCTCGGACCCGTGGGCGGACTCGGTGGGCGTGCGACCCCGCACCACGGAGCGCCACATCACGGTGCACAAACGGCTCGTGCTGGCCTTCGCCGTGTCCCTCGTGGCGCTGCTCGCCGTCACCATGCTCGCCGTGCTGCTCAGCTTGCGGTTCGACGAGTGCGGCGCGCCCGGCGCCGACGGCGGCCCCGCGGGCTCCCCCGCGCGTGACCGCAACGCCAGCCTCCCGGGAGCCGCCCCGCGCAACCACCCCGCGGGCGAGGGCTCGGCGCCGTCCGAAGCGGCCGGCCAGGCGACGCCGGCGACCCCGTCCGCCCGGCCACCATCGGAGGAGGAGCGCGAGCCGCGGCGCCCCTGGACCCAGTTGCGCTTGTCGGGCCACCTCAAGCCGCTGCACTACAATCTGATGCTCACCGCCTTCATGGAGAACTTCACCTTCGCCGGCGAGGTGAACGTGGAGATAGCGTGCCGGAACGCCACCCGCTACGTCGTGCTGCACGCCTCCCGGGTGGCCGTCGAGAAGGTGCAGGTGGCCGAGGACCGCGTGGCTGGGGCCGTGCCCGTGGCCGGCTTTTTCCTCTACCCACAGACCCAGGTCTTGGTGGTGGTGCTGAACCGGACCTTGGACGCCCAGAGGAATTACAACCTGAAGATCGTCTACAATGCCCTCATTGAAAACGAGCTCCTGGGCTTCTTCCGCAGCTCCTACGTGCTCCACGGGGAGAGAAG